In Pseudomonas hamedanensis, a single window of DNA contains:
- a CDS encoding MBL fold metallo-hydrolase translates to MSTYLNHSVAYQQGSEQQAASRQPTASTFGGVQELVPSRYALRVGDIDVVVISDGVLPLPTSTMSTNADPAARAAWFKDMYLGPDAFDWALNVLVVRSGEQIILVDAGLGGQFPGFPRAGQLPKRLEAAGIDLGSVTDVVVTHMHMDHVGGLLVDEVKNRLRADVRIHVSATEVAFWETPDFTQTVMPSPVPDVLRATARQFIDTYRSKVRTFDDEYQVAPGVVVKLTGGHTPGHSVVYVNSGGERLTFAGDALFPVAFEHPDWHNGFEHDPEESVRVRMRLMREAAASGEWFVATHLPFPSVGRVAVDGEAFRWIAAFWDY, encoded by the coding sequence ATGTCAACGTATCTGAACCATTCCGTTGCCTATCAGCAAGGCAGTGAGCAACAGGCCGCGTCTCGCCAGCCAACGGCATCTACCTTCGGCGGTGTGCAGGAACTGGTGCCTTCACGCTATGCACTGCGGGTGGGCGACATCGACGTGGTGGTGATCAGCGACGGCGTGCTGCCGCTGCCCACGTCGACCATGTCCACCAACGCCGACCCGGCGGCCCGCGCCGCCTGGTTCAAGGATATGTACCTGGGCCCCGACGCATTCGACTGGGCCCTGAATGTCCTGGTGGTGCGCAGTGGCGAGCAGATCATCCTCGTCGACGCCGGTCTGGGCGGGCAGTTCCCAGGCTTTCCCCGGGCCGGGCAATTGCCCAAGCGCCTGGAAGCGGCCGGCATTGATCTTGGATCGGTGACGGACGTGGTGGTCACTCACATGCACATGGATCATGTCGGCGGATTGCTCGTCGATGAAGTAAAAAACCGCCTGCGTGCAGACGTGCGCATTCACGTTTCAGCCACTGAAGTGGCGTTTTGGGAGACGCCGGATTTCACCCAGACAGTCATGCCATCGCCCGTGCCTGACGTATTGCGCGCCACCGCCAGGCAGTTCATCGATACCTACCGCAGCAAGGTGCGCACATTTGACGACGAGTATCAGGTGGCACCGGGCGTGGTGGTGAAACTCACCGGTGGCCATACACCCGGGCATAGTGTGGTCTACGTGAACTCTGGTGGCGAGCGTTTGACCTTCGCCGGCGATGCGCTGTTTCCAGTGGCCTTCGAACATCCCGACTGGCACAACGGCTTTGAGCATGATCCTGAGGAATCGGTCCGTGTCCGCATGCGCCTGATGCGCGAGGCGGCCGCCAGCGGCGAATGGTTTGTCGCCACCCACCTGCCGTTCCCCTCGGTGGGCCGCGTGGCCGTCGATGGCGAGGCGTTCCGCTGGATCGCGGCGTTCTGGGATTACTGA
- a CDS encoding response regulator transcription factor: protein MFDSAIISVVDDDELILVSLKSLLRSCGYTVETYNSALAFLRSDDPQNSDFLVSDIQMPGMCGVELYEALAARNIHIPTLFITGKPGLPPQFSVKVRKPEGYFSKPFDTQALLTCIERALQRRR from the coding sequence ATGTTTGATTCGGCCATTATTTCTGTCGTTGATGACGACGAGCTTATTCTTGTATCACTGAAAAGCTTATTGCGTTCTTGTGGTTATACGGTGGAAACCTATAACAGCGCGCTGGCGTTTTTGCGGTCCGATGATCCGCAGAACAGCGATTTCCTGGTATCGGATATTCAAATGCCCGGCATGTGCGGAGTGGAGTTATACGAGGCACTGGCGGCCAGGAATATCCATATCCCTACGCTGTTCATCACGGGCAAACCCGGGCTGCCACCACAGTTCAGTGTCAAGGTCAGAAAGCCGGAAGGGTATTTTTCCAAACCGTTCGATACCCAGGCACTTCTGACGTGTATCGAACGAGCGTTGCAGCGTCGGCGCTGA
- a CDS encoding AraC family transcriptional regulator, with amino-acid sequence MTTSYNPSQAVPGKPRSVIFVAYAQMGLLDLTGAQTVFWAATRSLADLGLPGYTLHTASLQGGPVRTAEGLVVQTVRLDDLARGPMHTLIVPGSPHIRQALVDSSPLVEWLRKASSLASRTTSVCSGAFFLARAGLLDGLRAATHWAMADQFERLFPRVELDREAIFVEQDPLWTSAGVSAGIDLSLALVEADNGREVAMQVARRMVVYYRRPDNQEQWSPLLQSQYGTQ; translated from the coding sequence GTGACTACCTCATACAACCCATCACAGGCAGTACCGGGCAAACCGCGCAGCGTCATTTTTGTCGCCTATGCGCAGATGGGCCTGCTTGACCTGACCGGCGCCCAGACCGTTTTCTGGGCCGCAACCCGCAGCCTGGCTGACCTCGGCCTGCCCGGTTACACCTTGCATACCGCCAGCCTGCAAGGGGGGCCGGTACGCACCGCGGAAGGTCTGGTGGTGCAAACGGTGCGCCTGGATGATCTGGCGCGGGGGCCGATGCATACGCTGATCGTTCCTGGCTCGCCGCACATTCGCCAGGCATTGGTCGACAGTTCGCCGCTGGTGGAATGGCTGCGCAAGGCTTCTTCTCTCGCCAGTCGCACCACCTCCGTCTGCAGCGGTGCGTTTTTCCTTGCCCGGGCCGGTTTGCTGGACGGCCTGCGCGCAGCGACTCACTGGGCCATGGCAGATCAGTTCGAGCGCCTGTTCCCGCGCGTCGAGCTGGATCGCGAAGCCATCTTCGTCGAGCAGGACCCGCTATGGACTTCGGCTGGCGTCAGCGCGGGAATCGATCTGTCCCTGGCCTTGGTCGAGGCGGACAACGGCCGCGAGGTGGCCATGCAGGTGGCGCGGCGCATGGTGGTGTACTACCGACGCCCGGACAATCAGGAGCAATGGAGCCCGTTGTTGCAATCGCAGTATGGGACACAATAA
- a CDS encoding sensor histidine kinase — MSIFKRRAQFFCSDAVAWLAAIAVGSMIFTTNSYLDLDVAPTLFYITLVFMSANFFPVPLFIAVAVGCVIILTASFIADAGYRDHRLIAAFVRCLIALTTISLLALRSKRATETLRRKEAFFMGAQKLSHTGSVVFTVGAERKFNVSWSDESSRIFEYPPLLTPTLALIKARTHPDDLALIDGVLRQAAEHRELIELEHRLVMPDGRIKHVQMIASPLIKQGGRSEYVGALMDVTAARQAEEALFHSQATLAHVTRLSSMGELAASIAHEINQPLAAVITSGESCKRWINRPEPNLEEARRSLDRVIQNSARVSDVITCIRALSRHSEVQRNVERFDDIVKDSLTLMQHDIALHEVRPHAQLEAPGALIKGDRVQLQQVIINLIINACQAMANVHDRPRMLRISTSLQHNETVLEIADSGSGIAEDILPSLFDPFFTTKPKGLGMGLSICRSIIEFHGGRIWVESTEGVGTQFRFAIPTHGLRHEQ, encoded by the coding sequence ATGTCTATCTTCAAACGTCGCGCACAGTTTTTTTGTTCAGACGCCGTTGCCTGGCTGGCGGCCATTGCCGTGGGCAGCATGATTTTCACCACCAACTCATACCTCGACCTCGATGTCGCGCCGACGCTGTTCTACATCACCCTGGTCTTCATGTCGGCGAATTTCTTTCCGGTGCCGTTGTTTATCGCTGTGGCCGTAGGGTGCGTCATCATTCTGACCGCCAGTTTCATTGCTGACGCAGGCTACCGCGACCACCGCTTGATCGCCGCTTTTGTCCGGTGCCTGATCGCCCTGACCACCATTAGTCTGCTGGCGCTGCGCAGCAAACGGGCCACTGAAACGCTACGCCGCAAAGAGGCATTTTTCATGGGTGCACAGAAGCTCAGTCATACCGGCAGCGTGGTTTTCACCGTCGGCGCCGAGCGCAAATTCAACGTGTCGTGGTCGGACGAATCGTCTCGCATCTTCGAATACCCGCCCCTGCTTACGCCCACGCTTGCGTTGATCAAGGCCAGGACTCACCCCGATGACCTGGCGCTCATCGACGGTGTCCTGCGGCAGGCGGCGGAACACCGGGAGCTGATCGAGCTCGAGCATCGACTGGTGATGCCCGACGGCCGGATCAAGCACGTACAAATGATTGCCAGTCCGTTGATCAAACAGGGTGGCCGTAGCGAATACGTCGGCGCCTTGATGGATGTCACGGCCGCCAGGCAAGCCGAAGAAGCGCTGTTCCATTCCCAGGCAACCCTGGCCCATGTCACACGGTTGAGTTCCATGGGCGAGTTGGCCGCCTCGATCGCTCATGAAATCAATCAGCCGCTGGCCGCCGTGATCACCAGCGGCGAGTCGTGCAAACGCTGGATCAACCGGCCCGAGCCTAACCTGGAAGAAGCGCGGCGCTCGCTGGACCGGGTCATCCAGAACTCTGCGCGCGTGTCCGACGTGATCACTTGCATCCGCGCCTTGTCGCGGCACAGCGAAGTACAACGCAATGTCGAACGCTTCGACGACATCGTCAAAGACTCGTTGACGCTCATGCAGCATGACATCGCCCTGCACGAGGTGCGCCCACACGCACAACTCGAAGCACCCGGCGCATTGATAAAAGGCGATCGGGTACAGCTGCAACAAGTGATCATCAATCTGATCATCAATGCCTGCCAGGCCATGGCCAATGTGCACGACCGACCGCGTATGTTGCGCATCAGCACCTCGCTGCAACACAACGAAACCGTGCTCGAAATTGCCGACTCCGGCAGCGGCATCGCCGAAGATATTCTTCCTTCGTTGTTCGACCCCTTCTTCACCACCAAACCCAAGGGCCTGGGCATGGGCTTGTCGATCTGTCGTTCAATCATCGAGTTCCACGGTGGGCGTATCTGGGTGGAGAGCACCGAAGGGGTCGGCACGCAGTTTCGCTTCGCGATACCCACGCATGGCCTGCGACACGAGCAATGA
- a CDS encoding response regulator transcription factor: MNNHPVHNSNPGEPVVFIVDDDAGLRESLGSLLRSIGLRVELFASVAEFMNHPRPDTVSCLVLDVRLQGSSGLDFQSELAAAGINVPIVFITGHGDIAMTVRAMKAGAVDFLTKPFREQDLIDAVCAAHTRDKQRRESGRHAEELRARHATLTPREQTVMALAASGLMNKQIAGEIGLSEITVKIHRGQAMRKMGARSFADLVRMAEAIAAQSANR; encoded by the coding sequence ATGAACAATCATCCCGTGCATAACAGCAATCCAGGCGAGCCCGTGGTTTTCATTGTCGACGACGATGCCGGGCTGCGCGAATCCCTTGGCAGCCTGTTGCGCTCGATCGGCCTGCGGGTCGAGCTCTTCGCTTCAGTCGCTGAATTCATGAATCACCCGCGCCCCGATACCGTCAGTTGCCTGGTGCTCGATGTGCGCCTGCAAGGCAGCAGTGGCCTGGATTTCCAGAGTGAGCTGGCGGCCGCCGGCATCAATGTACCGATTGTGTTCATCACCGGACATGGCGATATAGCCATGACGGTGCGCGCGATGAAGGCCGGTGCCGTGGACTTTCTGACCAAACCGTTTCGCGAGCAAGATCTGATCGACGCCGTGTGCGCCGCGCATACCCGGGACAAGCAACGGCGCGAGTCCGGGCGACATGCCGAGGAGCTACGTGCGCGCCATGCCACGTTGACGCCCCGCGAGCAGACGGTCATGGCGCTGGCGGCTTCGGGCTTGATGAACAAGCAGATCGCCGGGGAGATCGGCCTCAGTGAGATCACGGTGAAAATCCACCGCGGCCAGGCCATGCGCAAGATGGGCGCGCGCTCCTTTGCCGATCTGGTGCGCATGGCGGAGGCCATCGCCGCGCAGTCGGCCAATCGCTGA
- a CDS encoding LysR family transcriptional regulator, whose product MNRNDLRRVDIHLLVVFETMMHERHVGRVGEKLFLGQPAISAALGRLRQLFDDPLFIRAGRVMEPTARAEEIFINLTPALDGIAAAVSRCQSFEPGASEATFQVGLSDDVEYALLPRLLRHLREEAPNISLVVLRVDQQQMSQRLFNGEISLGISHMLDLPASARRKSLRVVRPMLLRADNCAGSVTLEEFCTRPHIVVSPMGNAADDTDQALSLLGRRRKVVLAVPQFSALPRLLAQSEMLAIVPDYVARAMALAQGIRAEAVPLPLPTQNLSMAWRGTAHNDAGQRWLRSRCQAFLGPPIELQVVPKSSPALHGTQSLWAAR is encoded by the coding sequence ATGAACAGAAATGATCTGCGTCGCGTCGACATTCATCTGCTGGTGGTATTTGAAACGATGATGCACGAGCGTCATGTTGGCCGCGTCGGCGAAAAGCTGTTCCTTGGCCAACCGGCGATCAGCGCCGCGCTGGGACGCTTGCGCCAGTTGTTCGATGATCCGTTGTTCATTCGTGCCGGCAGAGTCATGGAGCCGACGGCGCGGGCGGAGGAAATATTCATCAATCTGACCCCGGCGCTGGACGGCATTGCCGCGGCAGTGAGCCGTTGCCAATCATTTGAACCGGGCGCCAGCGAGGCGACGTTTCAGGTGGGGCTGTCTGATGATGTCGAATACGCGTTGTTGCCGCGCTTGCTCCGGCACCTGCGGGAAGAGGCGCCGAACATCTCACTGGTGGTGCTGCGCGTCGATCAGCAGCAAATGTCGCAACGCCTGTTCAATGGGGAAATTTCCCTCGGCATCAGTCATATGCTCGACCTGCCGGCGAGTGCGCGGCGCAAGAGTCTGCGTGTCGTCCGGCCGATGCTTTTGCGTGCCGATAATTGCGCCGGCTCGGTAACGTTGGAGGAGTTCTGTACACGTCCGCATATCGTTGTGTCCCCGATGGGCAATGCCGCTGACGATACCGATCAGGCGTTAAGTCTGTTGGGGCGGCGGCGCAAAGTGGTGTTGGCGGTACCGCAGTTCAGCGCGCTGCCGAGGCTCTTGGCGCAGAGCGAAATGCTCGCCATCGTTCCCGACTATGTTGCCAGAGCGATGGCGTTGGCCCAGGGCATCCGGGCCGAGGCCGTCCCCTTGCCGCTGCCGACGCAGAACCTGTCCATGGCCTGGCGCGGGACGGCACACAACGATGCCGGCCAGCGCTGGTTGCGTTCGCGTTGTCAGGCGTTTCTCGGTCCGCCGATCGAGCTACAGGTGGTGCCGAAATCGTCACCGGCACTGCACGGCACTCAATCGTTGTGGGCAGCGCGGTAG